The segment TCTTCCTCTCTTTTAGATATACTCATTTCAATAGCAGCCTTTGCTACATCTATACTATCTAAATTCATCATTAACACCTCTTAATCCTTAATTTATGTTTTTATTAAATCTTATATATATTATAATAAACATTTATCAAATAATCTATTTACTTTTATATTGACCATGTATTTCTATTGCTTTAGATTGTATCTTTCTTACTAGAAAGCAAAGAAGCACTCTAGGGGTAATTTTAGATAAGAAAACTAATAATTTATTTAAAACACCTGGAACACTTATTCTTTTCCCCTTTATTAGATCTTTATAGGCAATTTCTGCAACTTTTTTAGCCTCCATAGCATTTTTTAAATCTCCCTTACCTGCATTTTGAGAGAATTCTGTTTTAGTAGTTCCAGGACATAAAGTAGTAACTGTTATATTATATGGCTTAAGCTCATTTCTAATTGCTTCTGAAAAAGATAACACATAAGCTTTTGATGCATAATATACTGAAATTAGAGGCCCTGGCTGATATGCTCCAGTAGATGCTACATTGAGTATTTTACCTTTTCTGTTTTTAATCATGTGTTCTACTGCATATTTTGTTAATTTTGTTAAAGCTATTATATTAAGCTTTATTATGTTCATCTCTTTATCAATATCTATTTCATGAAAAAATCCACAATAGCCTATACCTGCATTATTAATAAGTATATCTACTTTAATAGAAAGCTTATCTAATTCATTAAAAATTTCCTCTGAAGCTTTTTCTTCAATTAAATCTTTAGCTATTATCTTTATTTGAACCCCATAAATTTTACGAAGCTTTTCACTAATTTCACTGAGCAAATCTTCTCTTCGTGAAATAAGTATAAGATTATATCCTTCTTTAGCAAACTTTTCTGCCAAAGCAAAACCTATTCCTGAAGAAGCCCCGGTAATAAGTACCCTTGCTTCAATTTTTTTGCCAAATATTTTCACCAACTTCCCATAAAATAAATTAATTTCTTATTTTATTATAAAATAAGAAAACTAATTGTGAAATCTATACTATATATATTACAATATTTTTAAAGAAAACTTTAAAGTTTTATCAATTTAATAAAGAAATAGCTTTTATGTTCGAAATATTCTATAAGGGAACTACTACATGCAACAAAGAAAGGGGTAAAATTATGAATAATAATATATTATTAGAATCCGGCACAGGTGAAGTAGAATTACTAGAATTTGTAGTAAATGAAAATCACTATGTAATTAATGTTATAAAAGTAAAAGAAGTATTAAACATAGATAATATTACAAAACTTCCTCAAACTCATCCTGCTGTAGCTGGACTAATTTTATTTAGAGAAGAAATTCTTACACTCATTGATTTAAAATACGTTCTAGATAACGAAAAACAAGATTTGAAAAAGCATCCTAAAACTATAATTTGTGAGTTTAACAAAATCAAGGTAGCATTTAACATAGATGATATAGTAGGGGTTCATCGTATTAAATGGACAGAAATAATGAAACCTGATGAAATTTCAGCAAATTCTTTAGTTATAGGAAATATATTTTTAAACAATCAAATACTATTACTACTGGATTTCGAAAAAATTGTAACAGACATAAGTCCAAACACGGGAATTAGCGAAGATAAACTTATACAAGTTGATTTTAAAGATAGATCTAATATAAATATTCTTTTAGCTGATGATTCTGCTTTAATAAGAAAACTCTTAAAGGACACCTTAACCGCAGCTGGTTTTACAAATCTTACGATTGTAGATGATGGAAAACAAGCATTTGATTACCTAAAAAATCTTGAAGATAAAAAAGGTAGTAATTTCACTGAAGATATTCAAATGCTCATAACAGATATTGAAATGCCTCAAATGGATGGTCATACTTTAACAAGAAAAATTAAAGAAGACCCAATTTTAAGAAAGTTACCAGTAATCATATTCTCTTCTTTAATAACTAACAATTTAAGGCATAAGGGAGAGGCTGTAGGTGCAGACGCCCAGTTAAGTAAACCTGAGGTTGGTAATTTAGTAAATCTAATTGATAAATTCGCAGATTCTCTTAATAAGTAAAAAAATGCTACTGATTAGCGTATTTTTATGCTATGCCAGTAGCCCTTTTTTAGTTACTGCTTTCTTAAACTTTTTTCAACAAACCTAACTAGCATATCCTTCTTTAAACTTTCTACCACAGTATCTTCTGCTAAATTTTCTAAAATCTTAAATGAAAAATACATAGCTGTTGCAGGCCCTCTGCTTGTTATAATATTTTCATCTTGAACAACAATATCCTCAGCATATTTACTTTTCGAAAGCTCTTTTTCAAAACCAGGGTAAGACGTTACTTTAACCCCATCTAAAATTCCAGCTTTAGAAAAAACTATAGGTCCAGCACAAATTGCAGCTAATATTTTATTTTCCTTTTGAAATTTCTTCACAAGTTCTATTACTTTTTCATCATCTCTTAAATTTATAGCCCCAGGCATACCACCAGGAATTATTAAGGCATCATATTTATCTACTTCTGTGTTTTCTAGTGTATTATTAGCTTTTATTAAAATACTGTGCGTTCCTAAAACTTCTTTATCTTCATTTATAGATAGGGTTACACAATTAACTCCGCCCCTTCTCAAAACATCTACTACTGTTAAAGCTTCAACTTCTTCAAATCCTCTAGCTAATAAGACAATTGCCTTTTTCACATTATCATCCCTTTCTTTTTTCTTATTTCTACAATAAATTTCAATATAATTACATATTTATTATAACACCTTATAGTTATTATAAATAAAAATTTCACTAAAATACTAAAAATGCGAAAAACCTTTAGGCTTTTCGCATTTTTTATATATTTAAATATCATGGAACTCTATAATTGTAATATTCTCATACTATTTTCCGTAAGCATTTGTGTACATTTGTTTTATTTCGCTTATTAATGGATATCTTGGATTAGCTCCAGTACATTGATCATCAAAAGCTTGTTCTGATAAATTGTCTAAATTAGCAAAGAACTTTTCTTCTGGCACTCCTGCTTCTTTTATAGACATTGGTATATTGATTTTTTTCTTTAATTCATCTATTGCTTTTATCAATGATTCAATTTTTTCATCTTCAGTTTTTCCGCCTAATCCTAAGTAACTAGCTACTCTTGCATATCTTTCTTTAACATCAGGATATTTGTATTGAGGGAATGCAACTTGCTTCGTTGGATTCTCAGCTGCATTAAATCTTATAACTTCGTTTATAAGTAATGCGTTTGCAATACCATGAGGTATATGATATGCAGAACCTAATTTATGAGCCATTGAGTGACATACTCCAAGGAAAGCATTAGCAAATGCCATTCCTGCCATAGCTGAAGCATGAGCCATCTTTTCTCTTGCTTCTACATTAGTTGTTCCTTCTGTATAACAAAGAGGTAAGTATTCAAATATTAATCTTGCAGCCTCTAGTGCTATACCATTAGTATAATCTGATGCTAAAGCTGAAGCGTATGCTTCAAGAGCGTGAGTCAAGGCATCTATTCCTGATGCAGCTGTTAAACCTCTTGGCATATTCATCATAAGTTCTGCATCAACAATAGCCATATCTGGAGTTAACTCATAATCAGCTAATGGATATTTTATACCTGTTTTTTCGTCAGTTATAACTGCAAATGGTGTTACTTCTGAACCAGTACCTGCTGAAGTTGCAACACATATAAGCATAGCTTTTTCACCCATAACTGGGAATTTATATATTCTTTTTCTTATATCCATGAATCTCATAGCAAGATCCTCAAATTGTACTTCTGGATGCTCATACATTACCCACATAATCTTAGCTGCGTCCATTGCTGAACCACCACCAAGAGCAATTATAGTGTCTGGTTTGTAACTCTTCATTTGTTCTGCACCTTCTTTAGCACAAGCTAAAGTTGGATCTGGTTCTACATCAGTGAATATTTTAAAATCTACTCCACTTTCTCTAAGCACTGTTGTAATTTTATCTACATAACCTAACTCATAAAGTACCTTATCTGTTACAATAAATGCCTTCTTTTTATTTAAATCTTTTAATTCTTTTAAGGCAACTCCAAGACAACCATATTTAAAATAAACTTTTTCTGGTACTCTAAACCAAAGCATATTTTCTCTCCTCTCAGCTACATTCTTAATGTTTAATAGATGTTTAGGTCCAACATTTTCAGAAACAGAGTTTCCTCCCCAAGAACCGCAACCTAAAGTTAAAGATGGAGCTAATTTGAAGTTGTATATATCACCTATAGCTCCTTGAGCTGATGGCATATTAATTATTGTTCTTCCAGTTTTCATAGTATGACTAAACTTCTTAACTTTTTCTTTTTCTTTTATACTATCAACATATAATACAGAAGTGTGGCCAAATCCACCTAGTTCAACAAGTCTTTCTGCTTTCTTAAGTGCGTCTTCGTAATTTTTTGATTTATACATTGCAAGAACTGGTGATAATTTTTCATGTGAAAATGGTTCATCAAGTTCAACAGATTCTACTTCACCTATAAGAACTTTAGCTTTTTCAGGTACTTTTACTCCTGCTAATTTAGCAATTGTATAAGCTGATTGACCAACTATCTTTGCATTTATATTTCCATTTACAAGTATAATATTTCTAACTTTATCAAGTTCAGTTCCTTTAAGTAAATATGCTCCTCTATCTTCAAATTCTTTTCTAACCCTACTATATACAGATGAAGCTACTACCACTGATTGTTCTGAAGCACATATTACTCCATTGTCAAATGTTTTAGAAAGAAGTATAGAATTTACTGCCATTTGAATATCTGCAGTTTCATCTATTATAGCTGGGGTATTTCCTGCTCCAACACCAATTGCTGGTTTTCCTGATGAATATGCAGCTCTAACCATTCCAGGACCACCTGTTGCTAAAGTTATATCTGCTTCTTTCATAATTATTTGTGAAAGTTCAATTGATGGTTCATCTATCCAGCCAATAATATCTTTTGGAGCACCTGCTTTAACTGCTGCATCTAATACTATTTTAGCTGCCATTATAGTTGATTTTTTTGCTCTTGGATGTGGTGAAAAAATTATACCATTTCTTGTTTTTAAAGAAATTAATGCTTTAAATATAGCTGTAGATGTTGGATTTGTTGTTGGAACTACTGCTGCAACAACTCCTATTGGTTCTGCTATTTTGCATATTCCAAAAGCATCATCTTTTTCTATAACACCACAAGTTTTATCATCTTTGAATTTGTTATATATATATTCTGAAGCAAAGTGATTTTTTATAACTTTGTCTTCTACAATTCCCATTCCTGTTTCTTCTACAGCCATTTTAGCAAGATAAATTCTATGGCTATTTGCAGCTATTGCTGCTTGTCTAAATATTTCATCAACCTGTTCTTCTGTGTACTTTGAAAATTCTTTTTGAGCATTTCTTACTTCTTCTAATTTTTTCATTAACTCTTCTACATTTGTCACTTTCATAAAAAACACCTCTCTCAAAAACTTTTTAATATTTTAACCTTAAAGGGTTTATTTCTTTGTTATTTTCTTCACAATTCAATTATGCAACATTGTTTGTTAAATGTCAATCATAGTTTTTAATTTTTTTATATATTTTTCTTTATTTTTTTCATTTTAAGGCAATATATCTGTATTTTCATATTTTTATGCGTTAAATTTTTAACTATTAATCCTTTTTTCAATTTTTCAAATTCTGATTTGCTAAAATTATTTAATTTATATGCAAAATCTATAATCTCACAGGCTTATTATAACCACAAATCAAAAAACTATTTACTATACTCTGCTATTTATAAAAAGTCAAAAAGAAACTGCAAACAAAATTTGTCTGCAGTTTCTTTATAATGCACTTTCAATTAAATCATGAAGGTTATCGCTTAAATTTTTCTTTTCCAATTCAGTTAGACTATCTAAGTAAATAGGTTTATGCACAACCATTTTTATTTTATGTCCTGTAACCTTATTTCCTACTTCTAAAACCCTATAAGTTCCATCTAATGTAATAGGTACAATAGGAACTTTTGCTTTAGTGGCTAATTTCATGCTTCCTCTTTTGAATTCGCCCATTTTAGAGCTCAAGCTCCTTGTGCCCTCTGGAAAAATAACTAAAGAATATCCATCTTTTATATTTTGTACACCTTGATTTATTGCTTTCATTCCCTCTCTTATATTATTTCTATCTATAAATACCGAATGAATAGCACTAAGCCAGCTTCTTATAAGAGGAAGCTTTGTTATTTCTTTTTTAGCAATAAATCCCGTCAACTTATTAATATTTGAAATCAATACAAACCCATCAAAAATAGCTTGGTGATTGCATACAAAAACGCAAGGTTCTTTAGGTATATTGCAAAGACCAATAGCTTCAACTTTTGTTTGGGATTTTTTCAAAATATGATCAGAAAAATGTTTAATGCTTTTATAGATATACTCATCTGCCAATTTTTGTGATTTTCTCATCAAAATTTTGTGTTTAACTTTAACAATTACGCTGTTAAAAATAAGAAATACTAAAAAATATCCATACCATAATAATTTATTCATAATAATAACTCCTGTTCCTTATAAGCATTCTAATATATTATACTATTAAAATCATTCCTTTTCCATACACTCGTTATAATATATGTTACTTCAATTATTAAAGTAGTATTTAATTTAATATATAAAAAGTTGTTACACTGAATAAGTAGTGTAACAACTTTTATATACATTTAAATTAATTTCATATTATTAAAGGAAGGAAGTAAAAGGTACGTCAGTTTCTTTTACAAAACAATCATCAAATCCGCGTGGATAGTGATATTCACGTTTATCTTTATCTACTGGGAATATAAACTTTCCTCCAACTTGCCATATATAAGGTGCAAATTTATACTGCAGCCTATCTTTTCTCATATCATAAAGTACATTTATTTCAGAAGGATCCGCTTGAAAATTTGACCATATATCGTGATGGAAAGGAATAATAACTTTAGTGTTTAAAGCTTCCCCCATTCTTAGAATATCTGAAGCAGTCATCTTATCTGTAATACCTCTAGGATTTTCTCCGTAAGAACCTAATGCTACATCAATATCATATTCATTGCCATGCTTTGCATAGAAATTTGAATAATGGGAATCTCCACTGTGATAAATAGTTCCACCTGGAGTTTTTATAACATAGTTTACAGCTCTTTCATCCATATTATCTGGCAATTTTCCTTCTAAAGTAACTCCCTTAGGTGCAGTAATAAGTGCAGTACGATCAAAAGATTCAAGTGCTATAATTTCAATATCTTTTACCTTAACTACATCTCCTGGTTTTACTGAAATGCAGCGTTCCTTTGGAACTCCCCAGCTAACCCAAAGATCTACACAGGCCTTTGGTCCTATAAAAGGAACTGAATCATCACAATTTTGAATTACTGATGCTGCTACATTTACATCAATATGATCATTATGATCATGTGTAGCAAGTATAGCATCTACCTTTTTAATTGCAAAAGGATCTATAACAAAAGGCGATACTCTAAGATTTGGCTGAAGTTTTTTACATCCACACATTCTTGTCATCTGATGTTCTGGTTTTATATATGGATTTTGCTTTGTCTTTTTACCTGTTCCACACCATAAATCAATGCAAACATTAGCATTCCCTTCACTCTTAACCCATATACCAGTGCATCCAAGCCACCACATTGCAAAAGTTCCCTTTTCAACTACTTCTTCTTCAATTTCTTCGTTAAGCCAAGTCCCCCATTGTGGGAAAGTATTTAATATCCAAGACTCTCTTGTAATTTCATTTACTTTACTCATTTTTTCACCTTAACCTTTCTTCTAATAAGAAGTATAATTCTTCATCTACTAATGGATTTAGTATTTTACATTAGCAGTAAAATATTTTGTTCATCTTTTGTGCAATTGTTCATTTTAAAACTAATATTGCATTTATTTTTGAAATTTTTATGATTTTTTTTCAAAATATTGAACATATAATTTAATAGTTTTTTAACTTAGTTCCTTATTTTTATTATATTTCTTCTTAATAAGTTCTTCAAGAGTTTTCTTCAATTCAGGAAGTATTGCACATTTGTTCATTAAAAGAAAAAATAGCAAAAAAATAATCTTAAGCAAAAAAAGTAAGCTAATAATTATAGCTTACCCAAGAAATTGATATAAAATCAATATTTCATTATAATAATTAAAAGCAGAAAATTCCAGTACTTATATACTGAAATTTTTCTACTATCTATTAATTTACTTCATTATTTTACATATATTATTTGTAAACTCAACTGGATCATTTATTGGCAGTCCCTCGATAAGTAAAGCCTCATTATATAATAAATTTGTATATAAACTTAACTTGTCTTTATCATTATCAAATGCAACCTTAAGTGAATTGAATATTTCATGATCCATGTTAATTTCCAAAATCTTATCAGCTTTAACATTTGGATTATTTGGCATTGTGTTTAGTATTTTCTCCATTTCAATTGAAATATCTCCATCATTTGAAAAGCAAACTGGATGCTGTTTTAACCTTCTAGAAGCCTTAACATCTTTTACTTTGCCTTTTAATACTTCTTTCATAAATTCAAAAATTTCTTTTCCTTCTTTTTCTTTTTCCTTTTCTTCTTTATCTTTTTCGCTAGTATCTATACCTAAATCATTACTTGAAACAGATCTAAATTCTTTTTCTTTATACTTCATCAACATTTTAATTGCAAATTCATCTACATCATCTGTAAAATAAAGTATCTCATATCCTTTATCTGCAACTAATTCTGTTTGTGGAAGTTTTTTAATTCTATCATTAGATTGACCTACTGCATAATAAATGTACTTTTGATCCTCAGGCATCCTAGATACATATTCCTCTAAAGTTACTAATTTCTCTTCTTTAGATGAGTAAAATAGTAATAAATCCTGAAGCATCTCTTTGTTACTTCCAAAATCACTATAAATGCCATATTTTAATTGTCTACCAAAGGAGTTGTAAAACTCTTCATATTTCTCTCTTTCATTTTTTAATAAACTTAGAAGTTCATTTTTAACTTTATTTTTAATATTTTTCGCAATTAATTTTAGTTGTCTATCATGTTGTAACATTTCCCTTGAAATGTTAAGGGATAAATCTTCAGAATCTACCATTCCTTTGACAAAGCTAAAATAATCCGGTAGTAAATCCGAACATTTATTCATGATAAGTACTCCTCTTGAATAAAGTTCTAATCCTTTTTCATACTCTTTTGTATAATAATCAAAAGGTGTTTTTTCTGGAATAAATAAAATAGCATTATAACTTACAAGACCATCTGCAGCTATATGAATATACTTAACTGGTTTGTCATATCCATAATGTTTCTCAGAATAAAATTTCTCGTAATCCTCTTTTTTTAACTCATTTTTATTCTTTCTCCACATTGGTACCATACTGTTTACAGTGTTTTCTTCTATTTTTTCTTCATATTCATTTTCAGAGCCTTCTTTTAATTTTTTCGATGTAACATCCATCTTTATAGGATATCTTATAAAATCAGAATATTTTTTTACAAGTTCTTTTAATGCAAATTCTTCTAAATATTCATCATAGTTTTCATCTTCACTATTTTCTTTTATAT is part of the Haloimpatiens sp. FM7315 genome and harbors:
- a CDS encoding chemotaxis protein; its protein translation is MNNNILLESGTGEVELLEFVVNENHYVINVIKVKEVLNIDNITKLPQTHPAVAGLILFREEILTLIDLKYVLDNEKQDLKKHPKTIICEFNKIKVAFNIDDIVGVHRIKWTEIMKPDEISANSLVIGNIFLNNQILLLLDFEKIVTDISPNTGISEDKLIQVDFKDRSNINILLADDSALIRKLLKDTLTAAGFTNLTIVDDGKQAFDYLKNLEDKKGSNFTEDIQMLITDIEMPQMDGHTLTRKIKEDPILRKLPVIIFSSLITNNLRHKGEAVGADAQLSKPEVGNLVNLIDKFADSLNK
- the ulaG gene encoding L-ascorbate 6-phosphate lactonase; this translates as MSKVNEITRESWILNTFPQWGTWLNEEIEEEVVEKGTFAMWWLGCTGIWVKSEGNANVCIDLWCGTGKKTKQNPYIKPEHQMTRMCGCKKLQPNLRVSPFVIDPFAIKKVDAILATHDHNDHIDVNVAASVIQNCDDSVPFIGPKACVDLWVSWGVPKERCISVKPGDVVKVKDIEIIALESFDRTALITAPKGVTLEGKLPDNMDERAVNYVIKTPGGTIYHSGDSHYSNFYAKHGNEYDIDVALGSYGENPRGITDKMTASDILRMGEALNTKVIIPFHHDIWSNFQADPSEINVLYDMRKDRLQYKFAPYIWQVGGKFIFPVDKDKREYHYPRGFDDCFVKETDVPFTSFL
- a CDS encoding lysophospholipid acyltransferase family protein, which codes for MNKLLWYGYFLVFLIFNSVIVKVKHKILMRKSQKLADEYIYKSIKHFSDHILKKSQTKVEAIGLCNIPKEPCVFVCNHQAIFDGFVLISNINKLTGFIAKKEITKLPLIRSWLSAIHSVFIDRNNIREGMKAINQGVQNIKDGYSLVIFPEGTRSLSSKMGEFKRGSMKLATKAKVPIVPITLDGTYRVLEVGNKVTGHKIKMVVHKPIYLDSLTELEKKNLSDNLHDLIESAL
- a CDS encoding SDR family NAD(P)-dependent oxidoreductase — its product is MKIFGKKIEARVLITGASSGIGFALAEKFAKEGYNLILISRREDLLSEISEKLRKIYGVQIKIIAKDLIEEKASEEIFNELDKLSIKVDILINNAGIGYCGFFHEIDIDKEMNIIKLNIIALTKLTKYAVEHMIKNRKGKILNVASTGAYQPGPLISVYYASKAYVLSFSEAIRNELKPYNITVTTLCPGTTKTEFSQNAGKGDLKNAMEAKKVAEIAYKDLIKGKRISVPGVLNKLLVFLSKITPRVLLCFLVRKIQSKAIEIHGQYKSK
- a CDS encoding DJ-1 family glyoxalase III; the protein is MKKAIVLLARGFEEVEALTVVDVLRRGGVNCVTLSINEDKEVLGTHSILIKANNTLENTEVDKYDALIIPGGMPGAINLRDDEKVIELVKKFQKENKILAAICAGPIVFSKAGILDGVKVTSYPGFEKELSKSKYAEDIVVQDENIITSRGPATAMYFSFKILENLAEDTVVESLKKDMLVRFVEKSLRKQ
- the adhE gene encoding bifunctional acetaldehyde-CoA/alcohol dehydrogenase, which translates into the protein MKVTNVEELMKKLEEVRNAQKEFSKYTEEQVDEIFRQAAIAANSHRIYLAKMAVEETGMGIVEDKVIKNHFASEYIYNKFKDDKTCGVIEKDDAFGICKIAEPIGVVAAVVPTTNPTSTAIFKALISLKTRNGIIFSPHPRAKKSTIMAAKIVLDAAVKAGAPKDIIGWIDEPSIELSQIIMKEADITLATGGPGMVRAAYSSGKPAIGVGAGNTPAIIDETADIQMAVNSILLSKTFDNGVICASEQSVVVASSVYSRVRKEFEDRGAYLLKGTELDKVRNIILVNGNINAKIVGQSAYTIAKLAGVKVPEKAKVLIGEVESVELDEPFSHEKLSPVLAMYKSKNYEDALKKAERLVELGGFGHTSVLYVDSIKEKEKVKKFSHTMKTGRTIINMPSAQGAIGDIYNFKLAPSLTLGCGSWGGNSVSENVGPKHLLNIKNVAERRENMLWFRVPEKVYFKYGCLGVALKELKDLNKKKAFIVTDKVLYELGYVDKITTVLRESGVDFKIFTDVEPDPTLACAKEGAEQMKSYKPDTIIALGGGSAMDAAKIMWVMYEHPEVQFEDLAMRFMDIRKRIYKFPVMGEKAMLICVATSAGTGSEVTPFAVITDEKTGIKYPLADYELTPDMAIVDAELMMNMPRGLTAASGIDALTHALEAYASALASDYTNGIALEAARLIFEYLPLCYTEGTTNVEAREKMAHASAMAGMAFANAFLGVCHSMAHKLGSAYHIPHGIANALLINEVIRFNAAENPTKQVAFPQYKYPDVKERYARVASYLGLGGKTEDEKIESLIKAIDELKKKINIPMSIKEAGVPEEKFFANLDNLSEQAFDDQCTGANPRYPLISEIKQMYTNAYGK